Part of the Woronichinia naegeliana WA131 genome, TCAGCCTTGGTAAATCTAGAGAAAGTTGCTAATAATTCTCCGATCACGAATTTAGATTATAATCTCAGTTCAAACTATCAAATTTATCTCGTTAATCATCCCTGGAATTATAGTTATCTATTACCGACAGGATTAGCTGCCTTACAGTCAATTCAGACCAAAGTTGCTCAACAACATAATACTTTTAAGCAGAAAATTGGGGTTCAAAGCTTCGAGCAGGAGCGATCGCTGATAAAGGAATTAATGTCTTACTTGCCTACTCAGGGAAAACTGAGACTAGATGCCAATGGGGGACTGAACTTAGAAACGACCAAACGGTGGTTAGAGTTTGCCGAATTAGAGAACGAATTAGAGCATAAAATAGAATTGATTGAACAGCCGTTACCCCCTGAAGATTTTTCAACCCTATTAGCGTTATCTCAGCAGTTTAAAACCGCGATCGCTTTAGATGAATCGGTTGCCAATTTGACCCAACTCCAAAGTTGTTATCAGCAAGGTTGGCGAGGCGTTTATGTTCTAAAAGCGGCCATTATGGGATCGCCCCGTCGTTTAGCCCAATGGTTACAAACCCATCCCATTGATGCTCTGTTTTCCTCGGTCTTTGAAACGGCGATCGGTCGTCAAAATGTCTTAGAATTGGCAGTTAAATGGGGGAATCCCAACAGAGCCTTGGGGTTTGGTGTAAATCATTGGTTTCAAGAATAAGACTGAAATCAAAAATGGATAACTTAAGAAAAGAGTTACAAACCTGGCTTGAGCAGGGAAAATTTATTGGTCAAGAATCTTCCACTTTTTATGAACAAATTATTTTCTATGAAAATCAATGTTCTCCATATTTAAAGCCCCAGGTTTTACTCGTAGAAGAGAAACCAGAACAGTTTTTAGCCGCATTTCTAGCTATATTACTCAATCAAGGCTCTGTTTTTTTAGGTAATCCTCATTGGCAACAGCAGGAATGGCAACAGGTCTCGACTCTGATTCATCCCGATCTGATTTGGGGTCAAGTCCCTCAAGTTTTTTCAGAATTAACCAAATCTCATTCTTCTCCTTGGTCTAATTCTTACATTTTTATCCCGACAGGAGGAACATCAGGACAAATTAAATTTGTTGCCCATAATTGGCGAACTTTAACAGCTTCAGTTCAAGGTTTTCAGCAATATTTTGATGTGAAAAAGATCAATTCTTTCTGTGTTCTACCGCTTTATCATGTGAGTGGTTTAATGCAATTCCTGCGGTCTTTCATGACTCAAGGTAATTTCCAGTTTTATTCTTATGCTCAACTCAAACTAACGCCACCCCCAGAAGACTATACAAATTTTTTTCTATCATTAGTTCCCACTCAACTACAATTTCTCCTCGATCATTTTCCTCAATGGTTAGCCCCATTTAAAACGATTTTTCTAGGAGGTGCGCCCGCCTGGCCCACACTACTTGAACAGGCAAGACAAGCCAATATTAACCTAGCCCCTACCTACGGGATGTCAGAAACGGCGGCTCAAATTGCCACCTTAAAAGCTATTGATTTTAAGCAAGGTTGCTCTGGGGTGGGTCAAATATTGCCCCATGTCAAGGTTAGCATTATGGATGAGCAAGGCTTAGTTTTAGATTGTCATCAGGTAGGAAAAATCAACATTCAATCTTCATCACTTTTTCTCGGTTATTATCCTAAACTCCATTGTCCCCCATCCTTTTCTTCTGGGGATTTGGGTTATGTTAATGAAGAGGGCTATTTATGGATTATGGGTCGTCAAAACCAGAGAATTATTACGGGAGGAGAAAAGGTTTTTCCGGCGGAAGTAGAAGCGGCTATTTTAGCAAGCAAGCAAGTCAAAGATGTGGTGGTTTTGGGATTACCCGATCGCTATTGGGGAGAGATAGTTGTGGCAGTTTATGTCCCTCATTTGACTGAATGTTCTGGAAGTTCTCTGGAGACAATCCTAAAAACAAAGTTAAGTCCCTATAAGTGTCCAAAAGCTTGGTTTACCAGACCTGAAATTCCCCGATCGCCTTCAGGTAAGGTCAATTATGCTCAATTACAAAAACAGCTAGAGGAAGATAGAAAGGAGAGCCAGGGCGATCGCATCTAGTAATTTCAACCAGGGGTTTAACCCCCTGATCTCTTAAAAATTACTATCTAGAAATTAGATTTGACCTAATAATGCTTGCAACTCAGCCGTCTCTAAACGAGGGCCGTAACAGGTGACAATTTTAGCGGCAGTAATCGAGGCTAATTTACCCGCTTTTTTGTAACCTAGACCGTGCGTTAAAGCATAAAGAAATGCTCCGGCATACATATCTCCAGCCCCAACAGTATCAATAGCATGGACAGGCGTTGTCGGAATTTCAAGTAACTTTTCGCCATCAAAAACCACCGATCCCTTTGCTCCTCTGGTAATCGCAAAACCTTTAGCTAAAGTCTGACAATAGTCCAAAGTTGTTTTAAAATCCTCACTGCCTGCCATCGTGCCAGCTTCTGCTTCATTGGCAAAGAGAAAATCCACACCGTTACCGATCATCTCCAATAAACCGTCTTTAAAATAGTTGGTCATGTTGGGATCGGAGAGGGAAAAACTGGTTTTAACCCCATTGGCCTCAGCAATTTCTCTAGCTTTAATGACGGCGGCTTTACCCGTTGGAGAAGTGACTAGATAACCTTCCATATACAAATATTCAGAATCTTGAATCGCTTCGGGAACCAATTCTTTTTCAGAAAATCCGCCCGTAATGCCTAAAAAGGTGTTCATGGTGCGATCGGCATCGGGGGTAATCAATACTAGGCATTTGCCTGTAATGCCATTTTCCCGTTCTCCATTATGTAAGTTGGTATCTAGACCGCAAGCTCGTAAATCTTCAAGATAGAAGGTTCCCGCCTCATCATTGGCGACCTTACAGGAATAAAAACCCTTACCCCCTAACTGACTCAGGGCAACCATCGTATTTGCTGCCGAACCCCCACCACTTTGTTTGCAAAGATAGCTTTTTAATTCAGCAATCAGTTCATTTTCCCTGGTTTCATCCACTAGGGTCATTACCCCTTTATCAATGCCTAAACGTTGTAATTGTTCAGGACTGACTTCAAATTCCATATCGACGAGGGCATTGCCTACCCCATAAACATCGTATTTACGGCCCATGACCACCTCAAGCTTAGAATTAATAACGCCTGTCATGGTAATCCAGAATGGAGGTTAACGCAAGAATGAACTATGTCGCCGGTGATCCCTCTTTTACCGTCGCTTCAGCACGGTGAGAATGTCAACTCGACCAATGGATAAAGGCGTTAGGGGCGATCGCCTTACTTGAATACGATCTTTTCTCACTCGTTGAGGCACACAGAAAACGGAGTTAACCGAAGTTAAATAGAGTTAGCTGCTTTATATTCGCTCCCTGATTGACCGATAGAGGCTTGCGCTTCCTTGGTTCTAGGGTCTGGGACTTGCCTTTGTCCGTTTTCGCCTCGAATAATTGACCCTGTATAGGAGTCAAGCTATCCAGAAACTTCCGAGTCCGTTCTAGCAATATTTCCTTTGCCTTTTTATAGCCAAGAAAACGGGGGATTTCAACGTCTCCCAGTCTTGCTAGAATGTTGTCAGCAGCGTTGATATCAGAGTGTAATACGACCCCATCATGTCCGATAAACCGCTCCCCTGAACGAGTCCCTGTAAGAGTCCCGAACCGAGAATCGAGTTGTGACGTATAGGCACTGTTAACAGCAACAATCGCGCAACCTACGCGAGTTGAAACCTGATTAAGAGCATCGGCGACCACGCCTTTACACCAAGAAGAAACGTTTCTTTTCATCCGTTTTGTTCTTGGTTTTTTGTTGCGAATTTGCTCTGTTAAATCTTCAAAGGCTACCTTAATCGCATTTTGCATGAGTTGATGGGTAGCGGTAAAAACAAGGGTTTTAATTTGTCCCTTGAAACGGGACTCTCGTTTATCCCATTTCTGTTTACCCAAGTTGTTACGATTAATCCTATCCGCTTTGGCGGTATCCCCTTTTTGGATTGCTTTATCGGCAACAGATTTTAATTTGTTGCGCTTAACTTTTTTGGCTGTACGATAATCGGTTTCTTTCGTTTGCAAGAAACCAAAATTATTACCTAAAAGTCTAGCACCATCGTTAGAAGAAGTGGCATAAACTTCCGTATAACCCCTATCGCAACCGATGGTTAAACCTTCTGTTTTAAGTTCGGACTTTTGAATATTAGTTGTGTAATGAATTTCCCATCTATCAGCCCGTTTAATCAAGCGTAACTGACAGGTAACTTCGTGAGGTAATGTAGTCGGAACTTTTATATTTTTCCCTTTTTTTAAGCCACCAAAACGAAGCCAAACCACTCCATTTTTGTCAATTTGTGTATCAAACGCTCTGAGAATAATTTGATTGTTAACCCTTGTATGTCCACGATGCCAATATTTACGAACAAGAGAGCATAACTTAGGGTGGTTAAGCCAATCACGACTTTCTAGGGTTAACTGTAATACTCCTTTTTGGGAGTGAAACGTTTGATAAGATTGCCTCAGAGCTTTCATTACCTTTTCAATACAGGAAGCTTGTACAAGGTGAATATCATCTATGACATCATAAAGAGTTGAATCCCATAGTTTGGCTGGTAGCTCATATTTCTCACGAAAGGGACGTAGTTGCTTGTCAATCTCAAATTTAGAGATTCCCCAAGCTTTTAATGAGCCAAATTCATTCCACAAGTCACAACGAAGTTGACCCAATCGAAGCGCGATGGTATCCAGTTCTTCCGACTTCCACTTATTCAGTTTTTGAGTTCCTAGAATGGCAATTCTAGTTACCGTCAGTTGACCTTTTGCCTTGCGTTTCATTTAGTGAACCTCCTTTTTGATTATAACGATTCACATTGCTTGGTCGTTGGATTTATTGTAGATATATTTTGTTCATCCTCAATTTTTTTCTGGTAAGCACTAAGAAAGTAAAGTTTGGAACTAAAACAGTAAAGTTTGGAACTAAAACAGTGCATTATGCTCATAAAATCGTGCATCAATTCTTCTTGAGGAGATAGTTTATTGTTGTTGATTACCGTGATTTTGCAATCGTGAAGATGGCAGAACCATTCCACAAAATCAAATCCGAATCGGCAAAGTCCAGCAATTCTAAATTTGCGCTGTAACAAGGGTTTCAGGTTTTAGTTCGCGTAATATGGGGTAAAGTTCAACGGGATTAACAAGTTCATTTTACGAGTCTTCCGGCTTTTAGGCACAGTAGTACGTGTAGAATTGCCCCCAAAACCCCCTTTGAAATGTTCTTTAAATCCCTAAAAGCCTTGCTGTGTCTAAAACTGAGAATTGCTGGGCAAAGTCGGTCTTTATGACCAACAACAATCTCACCTATTTCTCCTTTTGATACTTGAGTCATTAATTTCAGGAAACCTTTTCTTTTCCAGTTCATTCCACTGGCAACGTCCTTGACAACCCTTCTGGGTGGGCATTCCCCAAAAAGTCAATCTGAGTTTCAAGATCATTGACTTGTGTTCTCGTACTTACGCGAGCATACAAGACCCGTTCTTTCTCGATAGAGAGCGACTCCTCGAATGCCGATTCAGGGTATCTGCGATGCCCACCAGGAGAACGAATACAAGGGATTTTCCCTTGATCTGCCCAGTCAGATGTTGTTCTTGGGTGATAACCATACTTTTGATAAACTTGGGTTGGGGTTAGGTACTTCATTTGATTTACCCTATTTGACCCCATTATACTTCGTTATTCAATGATTAGGTGTGCTGACAAGCTAAATTAGGGGCTAGGTTTAGCCACTCGACGCGACAAATCTGCAATTTTTTTCTTCAGTTCAGGGGAAGGCGCGACATCCTCCGCCATTTTAAATAAATTATTTGCCGCTTGAGTATCCCCCTTCGCTTGCCGTAACATCGCTTTACCCACCAAAGCCTTAAACTGTTTGTTGTCCTTGGCTAACATTTGATCATAAATCTGTTCCGCTTGATCAGTTTGTTCCGCGAGTTCGTAAAGCTTGGCCAGATTAAATTGCCATTCCAGATTATTGGGTTGAATCGTAATGACTTTTTTAATGATGGGGATTGCCTGTTCTAGTTGCCCCTTTTCTAAATAAATATTGGCTAGGGCGACTAGTGCATCCATATTATTAGGATTTTGTTCGATCAGTGTTTGGTATTTCTTGATGTCCGGTGCTTCACTGCCATTGTGAGTAATGGCATTATCGCTGGGTGGACGATTAAAGAAAAAGAAGGAAGCGGCTCCCATGCTCAAAATCACGAGGGCAAACCCTCCCAACATCATCAGCAAGCGTGGCGAAAAGCGGGGTAAAGCTTTATCTGGGTTGGGATCGGATTTTAAGCTTGATTCTAGGGTTTTTACCCCCGTAAAAGTATGTTTTTTATACAATTCTGCCACTAGCCAAAGAAAGGCAGAGGAGACCCCATTGGATTGGAGTTTATAAAAACCCTCTTTTTCGACAATAGGAATGCCAGAGTAAAAACGTTGGTACTTGGCCGTGGCTGCGTCAAGGGCGTGGATCAGACTTTGTACCTTTTCTTCAATTTGGAGTTGGGCCATGGCTCCGGCCGCTAGGCGATCGCACTGGGTAAAAATCAGGGCAAAAGTATAGGCTAGGGAATTTTGATCCACCAGTCTGGCCAAAGAAATAACCTGTTTAGTCAGGGTTTCCAGACTATCGAGATAGGTCGGATCATGAACTAATCGCTCCGCATTAATGAAAACACAACAACTATGGGAATTCAACACCATCGTTTGATAATAGGGATTCTCAAAGTTGCAATATTCTCCCGGAATATCCCACCAGCGAAAATAACACAACGTTTTCAGCCCCCAGCGTTGTCGTTGTTTAAAGGCAAAGTGGAAATCGGTAATTTTTAAAGTCGGTGGTGGATAATGCCCAGTTTGACCCACATAGTTCAAAATACTCTCTAATAGTTCCTTTTCCGGGTTATATTGGCACTCAAACCACAAAGAAGGAGTCAAGTTGGGTGAAAGGGACGGATCAATATCCGACACGCTGTTCAATTCAGCATAGCTCCCGACGAGGAAAACTGTTTTTCCGACACCCCGCTCCCCTAAACTGAGCAGGTTAAATATAGGAGGTTTAATAGGTGATAAGAATTTCATCTGGGAACTGTAATTAGATAGTTTGGTTAATTTATTCTTTATAGGGTATCTCGAAAAGTCCGGTACTGATGAAACGACAAAAACGACATCCACAACGTTCCCGTCAATCTTTGGCTTCCCATTGGCACCTCTGTCTGGGACTGGCAATGTTATTTACTTTCGCCTGGGTGGGCCGAGCCTTAGGACAATCCTTGTCATCTTTTAACGTCATCCAAGTTCAACAAACCTTACAAGTGTCATTGAACACCACTTGGGTCATCTTTGCCGGTTGTCTAGTTTTTATTATGATGGCAGGTTTTGCACTCCTTGCGGCAGGATTTTGCCGCCAGAAAAATGTCGTCAACCTACTCGCTGAGAATTTATTGGCTTTTGCTATCACCACGATCGTTTTTTGGGCGATCGGCTTTGGCTTGATGTTTGGAGATGGTACCTCTCTGTTTGGAATTAATGGTTTTTTCCTGGGGGGTTCAGATACCAGTCCCAATTCTGGCTCTGATTATGAGGGGGTTTTTCATGCTCTTAGCTGGGCAAATATTCCTCTACAAGCCAAATTTTTCTTTCAGTTAATGTTAGCAGGGATTCCTCTCAGTATTGTGGCAGGGGCGGTAGCGGAAAGGATTCAATTTTTAGCGTTTCTTTGCTTTAGCGTTTTATTAGTGGGATTTATTTACCCGATCGCCGGTCACTGGATTTGGGGAGACGGTTGGTTAGCTCAATTAGGTTTTTGGGATTTTGCTGGGGCAACGGTTGTGCATTCGGTGGGAGGTTGGGCTGCCTTTGTCGGAGCAGTGCTATTAGGGCCGCGTCTAGGCAAATATAAAGGAGGCGAATCCTTTGCTTTGCCTGGTCATAATTTACCCTTGGCAACGTTGGGCTGTTTGATGATCTGGTTAGGCTGGTTCGGTTTTAATGGAGGAGCGACCCTTTCGGCTAGTCCCTTGGTCATTACCCATATTTTACTGGTGACGAATTTGGCGGCAGCAACGGGAGGCATTACTGCGATTTTGGTGGCCTGGTTTTATTTTGGGAAACCTGATCTTTCTGTAATGCTCAATGGCATTTTAGGGGGACTCGTCAGTATTACGGCGATTTGTCGCTTTGTAAACTTGGGTTGGGCGGCCCTAATTGGTGCGATCGCTGGATTATTAGTGGTTTTAGCGGTGGATTTCTTTGATCGGCTACAGATTGATGATCCGGTGGGGGTGATCTCTGTTCATTTGGTCTGTGGGATTTGGGGAACCTTGGCTGTTGCTCTCTTTGCGATCGGCCCAAAAAC contains:
- a CDS encoding o-succinylbenzoate synthase is translated as MDYCYDYFFYCKPFVTPLQTCHGLWSERRGIIIQLRDQQGNIGKGEIAPLSWFGSETIEQATQFCSQLDTKFNPQIIDQIPNNLPCCQFAFESALVNLEKVANNSPITNLDYNLSSNYQIYLVNHPWNYSYLLPTGLAALQSIQTKVAQQHNTFKQKIGVQSFEQERSLIKELMSYLPTQGKLRLDANGGLNLETTKRWLEFAELENELEHKIELIEQPLPPEDFSTLLALSQQFKTAIALDESVANLTQLQSCYQQGWRGVYVLKAAIMGSPRRLAQWLQTHPIDALFSSVFETAIGRQNVLELAVKWGNPNRALGFGVNHWFQE
- a CDS encoding 2-succinylbenzoate--CoA ligase translates to MDNLRKELQTWLEQGKFIGQESSTFYEQIIFYENQCSPYLKPQVLLVEEKPEQFLAAFLAILLNQGSVFLGNPHWQQQEWQQVSTLIHPDLIWGQVPQVFSELTKSHSSPWSNSYIFIPTGGTSGQIKFVAHNWRTLTASVQGFQQYFDVKKINSFCVLPLYHVSGLMQFLRSFMTQGNFQFYSYAQLKLTPPPEDYTNFFLSLVPTQLQFLLDHFPQWLAPFKTIFLGGAPAWPTLLEQARQANINLAPTYGMSETAAQIATLKAIDFKQGCSGVGQILPHVKVSIMDEQGLVLDCHQVGKINIQSSSLFLGYYPKLHCPPSFSSGDLGYVNEEGYLWIMGRQNQRIITGGEKVFPAEVEAAILASKQVKDVVVLGLPDRYWGEIVVAVYVPHLTECSGSSLETILKTKLSPYKCPKAWFTRPEIPRSPSGKVNYAQLQKQLEEDRKESQGDRI
- a CDS encoding adenosine kinase, with product MGRKYDVYGVGNALVDMEFEVSPEQLQRLGIDKGVMTLVDETRENELIAELKSYLCKQSGGGSAANTMVALSQLGGKGFYSCKVANDEAGTFYLEDLRACGLDTNLHNGERENGITGKCLVLITPDADRTMNTFLGITGGFSEKELVPEAIQDSEYLYMEGYLVTSPTGKAAVIKAREIAEANGVKTSFSLSDPNMTNYFKDGLLEMIGNGVDFLFANEAEAGTMAGSEDFKTTLDYCQTLAKGFAITRGAKGSVVFDGEKLLEIPTTPVHAIDTVGAGDMYAGAFLYALTHGLGYKKAGKLASITAAKIVTCYGPRLETAELQALLGQI
- a CDS encoding transposase — translated: MKRKAKGQLTVTRIAILGTQKLNKWKSEELDTIALRLGQLRCDLWNEFGSLKAWGISKFEIDKQLRPFREKYELPAKLWDSTLYDVIDDIHLVQASCIEKVMKALRQSYQTFHSQKGVLQLTLESRDWLNHPKLCSLVRKYWHRGHTRVNNQIILRAFDTQIDKNGVVWLRFGGLKKGKNIKVPTTLPHEVTCQLRLIKRADRWEIHYTTNIQKSELKTEGLTIGCDRGYTEVYATSSNDGARLLGNNFGFLQTKETDYRTAKKVKRNKLKSVADKAIQKGDTAKADRINRNNLGKQKWDKRESRFKGQIKTLVFTATHQLMQNAIKVAFEDLTEQIRNKKPRTKRMKRNVSSWCKGVVADALNQVSTRVGCAIVAVNSAYTSQLDSRFGTLTGTRSGERFIGHDGVVLHSDINAADNILARLGDVEIPRFLGYKKAKEILLERTRKFLDSLTPIQGQLFEAKTDKGKSQTLEPRKRKPLSVNQGANIKQLTLFNFG
- a CDS encoding tetratricopeptide repeat protein: MDVVFVVSSVPDFSRYPIKNKLTKLSNYSSQMKFLSPIKPPIFNLLSLGERGVGKTVFLVGSYAELNSVSDIDPSLSPNLTPSLWFECQYNPEKELLESILNYVGQTGHYPPPTLKITDFHFAFKQRQRWGLKTLCYFRWWDIPGEYCNFENPYYQTMVLNSHSCCVFINAERLVHDPTYLDSLETLTKQVISLARLVDQNSLAYTFALIFTQCDRLAAGAMAQLQIEEKVQSLIHALDAATAKYQRFYSGIPIVEKEGFYKLQSNGVSSAFLWLVAELYKKHTFTGVKTLESSLKSDPNPDKALPRFSPRLLMMLGGFALVILSMGAASFFFFNRPPSDNAITHNGSEAPDIKKYQTLIEQNPNNMDALVALANIYLEKGQLEQAIPIIKKVITIQPNNLEWQFNLAKLYELAEQTDQAEQIYDQMLAKDNKQFKALVGKAMLRQAKGDTQAANNLFKMAEDVAPSPELKKKIADLSRRVAKPSP
- a CDS encoding ammonium transporter — its product is MSLNTTWVIFAGCLVFIMMAGFALLAAGFCRQKNVVNLLAENLLAFAITTIVFWAIGFGLMFGDGTSLFGINGFFLGGSDTSPNSGSDYEGVFHALSWANIPLQAKFFFQLMLAGIPLSIVAGAVAERIQFLAFLCFSVLLVGFIYPIAGHWIWGDGWLAQLGFWDFAGATVVHSVGGWAAFVGAVLLGPRLGKYKGGESFALPGHNLPLATLGCLMIWLGWFGFNGGATLSASPLVITHILLVTNLAAATGGITAILVAWFYFGKPDLSVMLNGILGGLVSITAICRFVNLGWAALIGAIAGLLVVLAVDFFDRLQIDDPVGVISVHLVCGIWGTLAVALFAIGPKTQLNDNFILYEAGPVKGLLLGGGLPALKQLLIQVLGITSVSFITVLLSWFAWTLLQMTIGLRVSIESEIKGLDISEHGLNAYSGFLLKQDTAPKGPNKSTPALPSQQRSPW